One segment of Anatilimnocola aggregata DNA contains the following:
- a CDS encoding ankyrin repeat domain-containing protein, translating into MVRGCLFALLMYAAIAVGYFFWLDTVFDRPESYYAAAGLGFVVFCCIGALMNARTAWKDWSLASNARHQFPPRDRQLFAAAGPIQPVGQPLLAPFSNAPCCLCEYDLSTSPPPTDSSEEKTGSDLAGFLMVPSEIQTGTGNVRLLGFPVLEEGTSYTLRSFTAARRARDFVSKTEFQDISGLRLLNAFAAIEDAWTDDDGSVEKNLQLKKVDPKKLFPDDLEAVWQEINGERAVEDPDAGISDEDLADEEDELENAELDDDELDDDDSSPDDSNPLPSIPLPTLKENRVGVGEQVVVIGRYDEMRRGVLPVGSGMKAIRLIRGDVDTLERKSRASLWSHLIGGLLFLVIAHAATYGAMYLYLNSESQRRKFDSEAFQAAQAGEISKLQAMQKKGRLNIDVRDTEKKTLLMVAKDAATAQWLIENKVPLNAADQYGRTALRQAAGSGHEEIVKLLIEAKADLNVPDNIHETPLLAADQTHPAIAEALRAAGAKDHVISAKNGQPLPEDGGPQLVAIRAYIQALRDRNAGDLYNLMTSPGSGDVAAQEWATWELSVLKAIERFEGYSTEDRATVTVYGTWGDNDSPAKSRFQLLNVGGKWKIARNQIEIN; encoded by the coding sequence ATGGTTCGTGGTTGCTTGTTTGCCTTGTTGATGTACGCCGCGATTGCAGTTGGCTACTTCTTTTGGCTCGATACGGTGTTCGACCGGCCGGAGAGCTATTACGCAGCAGCCGGTCTGGGTTTTGTGGTGTTCTGCTGTATCGGTGCGTTGATGAATGCGCGAACTGCGTGGAAGGATTGGTCGCTGGCGAGCAATGCGCGGCATCAGTTTCCGCCGCGCGATCGGCAACTATTTGCGGCGGCTGGGCCGATCCAACCTGTTGGCCAGCCGTTGCTGGCACCGTTCAGCAATGCGCCGTGCTGCTTGTGCGAATACGATCTGTCGACCTCCCCGCCGCCGACCGATTCCAGCGAAGAAAAAACTGGTTCGGATCTAGCTGGGTTTCTGATGGTACCGTCGGAGATTCAAACCGGCACCGGCAACGTGCGACTGCTGGGCTTTCCCGTTCTCGAGGAAGGAACTTCGTACACGCTGCGGAGTTTCACAGCCGCACGCCGAGCGCGGGACTTCGTCAGCAAAACGGAGTTTCAAGATATTAGTGGGCTCAGACTGTTGAACGCCTTCGCCGCCATTGAAGACGCCTGGACCGACGACGACGGCAGCGTAGAGAAGAATCTGCAACTGAAGAAAGTCGATCCCAAGAAGCTTTTTCCCGATGATTTGGAAGCAGTTTGGCAAGAGATCAACGGTGAACGGGCTGTTGAAGATCCCGACGCGGGAATCAGCGACGAAGACCTGGCGGACGAAGAGGATGAACTCGAAAATGCGGAGCTTGACGACGACGAGTTGGATGACGATGACTCGTCACCTGATGATTCCAATCCGCTGCCATCGATTCCGCTGCCGACGCTAAAGGAGAACCGCGTTGGGGTTGGTGAGCAGGTGGTGGTGATTGGCCGCTACGACGAGATGCGTCGCGGGGTTCTGCCTGTCGGCAGCGGTATGAAAGCAATTCGCCTGATTCGCGGCGATGTCGACACGCTCGAGCGTAAATCGCGCGCTTCGCTCTGGAGTCATTTGATTGGCGGGCTGCTGTTCCTGGTCATTGCTCATGCTGCTACGTATGGTGCGATGTATCTGTACCTGAACTCCGAAAGCCAACGTCGTAAATTCGACAGTGAGGCGTTTCAGGCAGCACAGGCGGGGGAAATCTCCAAGCTGCAAGCGATGCAGAAGAAGGGAAGACTGAATATTGATGTCCGCGATACGGAGAAGAAGACGCTGCTCATGGTCGCCAAAGATGCCGCTACCGCCCAGTGGCTGATTGAGAACAAGGTTCCGTTGAACGCGGCAGATCAGTACGGGCGAACTGCCCTTCGCCAAGCAGCGGGCTCCGGGCACGAAGAGATTGTCAAACTGCTGATCGAGGCCAAAGCGGATTTGAACGTTCCGGACAATATTCACGAAACTCCGTTGCTGGCCGCAGACCAAACTCACCCCGCGATCGCGGAGGCCTTGCGGGCCGCCGGTGCAAAAGACCATGTGATCAGTGCCAAAAACGGCCAGCCTTTGCCGGAAGATGGTGGCCCGCAATTGGTTGCGATCCGGGCGTACATCCAGGCCTTGCGCGATCGGAACGCTGGTGACCTCTACAATTTGATGACAAGCCCGGGAAGCGGAGATGTCGCGGCTCAGGAATGGGCGACCTGGGAATTGAGTGTTTTGAAGGCCATTGAACGGTTTGAAGGCTATTCCACGGAAGACCGCGCGACAGTGACTGTTTATGGCACCTGGGGAGACAATGACTCACCTGCGAAGTCGAGGTTTCAACTTCTGAACGTCGGCGGTAAGTGGAAAATCGCCCGAAATCAGATTGAGATCAACTAG
- a CDS encoding TerC family protein, with protein sequence MRGIAALVLVVTTCHIVAADATSNSIADSSLRLSFAMVTDAIALLALVAMEIVLGIDNIVFISVVTARLPESQQRQARNIGLALAMIMRIGLLLTITWIMQLTQPAFHWTDLHIPIEWLPGEHHEEINNVTWKDLILLAGGLFLIRSSVLEIHHKVEGVHDEHNEAKRASFGSVIGQIILLDVIFSLDSVITAVGMVKSIWVMITAVMIAVIVMMVFAGHVARFVERHPTVKMLALSFLLLIGVMLLAEGVGTHIDKGYIYFAMAFSLGVEALNLRASSKAARVRAAEAAAKAGKEQQPKN encoded by the coding sequence TTGCGAGGCATCGCTGCCCTGGTGTTGGTGGTAACCACGTGCCATATTGTCGCTGCGGATGCCACTTCGAATAGCATCGCCGATTCATCCTTACGATTGTCATTTGCCATGGTTACCGATGCAATTGCCTTGCTCGCCCTCGTCGCGATGGAAATCGTTCTGGGCATCGATAATATCGTCTTCATCTCCGTCGTCACGGCCCGGCTTCCCGAGTCGCAGCAACGACAGGCACGCAACATCGGCCTTGCGCTGGCGATGATCATGCGGATCGGCTTGCTCCTGACCATCACCTGGATCATGCAGTTGACGCAGCCGGCATTTCATTGGACCGATCTGCACATACCCATCGAGTGGCTGCCGGGCGAACATCACGAAGAGATTAACAACGTCACTTGGAAGGACTTGATCCTCCTCGCAGGCGGACTGTTCTTGATTCGCAGCAGCGTGCTCGAGATCCATCACAAGGTCGAGGGAGTTCACGACGAACACAACGAAGCCAAAAGGGCATCTTTTGGCTCAGTGATCGGGCAGATCATCCTCCTGGATGTCATCTTTTCGCTTGACTCGGTCATTACCGCGGTTGGTATGGTCAAAAGCATCTGGGTGATGATCACCGCTGTGATGATCGCCGTCATTGTCATGATGGTGTTCGCCGGACACGTGGCTCGCTTTGTCGAGCGCCATCCCACGGTCAAAATGCTCGCCTTGAGCTTCTTGCTGTTGATTGGCGTCATGCTGCTGGCCGAAGGAGTGGGAACACACATCGATAAGGGCTATATCTACTTCGCGATGGCGTTCTCGCTTGGTGTCGAAGCACTTAACCTGCGAGCCAGTTCGAAAGCCGCGCGCGTGCGGGCGGCAGAAGCCGCGGCCAAGGCAGGCAAGGAACAGCAGCCGAAAAATTAA